One window from the genome of Xenorhabdus bovienii SS-2004 encodes:
- the pnp gene encoding polyribonucleotide nucleotidyltransferase, which yields MLNPIVRKFQYGQHTVTIETGMMARQATAAVMVNMDDTAVFVTVVGQKKMKAGQDFFPLTVNYQERTYAAGRIPGSFFRREGRPGEGETLVARLIDRPLRPLFPEGFLNEVQIIATVVSVNPLVNPDIVAMIGASAALALSGIPFNGPIGAARVGYINDQYVLNPTSDELKNSRLDLVVAGTAGAVLMVESEAELLTEEQMLGAVVFGHEQQQIVIDHINALVAETGKEKWDWAPESINQPLHDRVAELAESRLGDAYRITEKQERYAQVNTIKEEVSAIIVAEAVEKGVELEKSEVLDVLSVLEKNVVRGRVLRGEPRIDGREKDMVRALDVRTGVLPRTHGSSLFTRGETQALVAATLGTERDAQVIDELMGERADRFLFHYNFPPYSVGETGMVGSPKRREIGHGRLAKRGVLAVMPTANEFPYTIRVVSEITESNGSSSMASVCGASLALMDAGVPIKAAVAGIAMGLVKEGDNFVVLSDILGDEDHLGDMDFKVAGSRDGISALQMDIKIEGITSEIMQVALNQAKGARLHILGVMEQAIQSPRNDISEFAPRIHTIKINPDKIKDVIGKGGSVIRALTEETGTTIEIEDDGTVKIAATDSDKAHHAIRRIEEITAEVEVGRIYNGKVTRIVDFGAFVAIGGGKEGLVHISQIADKRVEKVTDYLQLAQEVPVKVLEIDRQGRIRLSMKEAVTNITTDEALQSPESSVE from the coding sequence TTGCTGAATCCGATTGTTCGTAAATTCCAGTATGGTCAGCATACAGTGACCATTGAAACAGGCATGATGGCTCGTCAGGCGACAGCAGCCGTTATGGTAAATATGGATGACACTGCGGTATTTGTTACCGTTGTTGGCCAGAAAAAAATGAAAGCAGGTCAGGATTTCTTCCCACTGACCGTTAACTATCAGGAGCGTACTTACGCTGCTGGTCGTATTCCAGGAAGTTTCTTTCGCCGTGAAGGCCGTCCAGGTGAAGGTGAAACCCTTGTTGCCCGTTTGATTGACCGTCCTCTGCGCCCACTGTTCCCAGAAGGTTTTCTGAACGAAGTTCAAATCATCGCAACAGTTGTTTCTGTTAATCCACTGGTGAACCCTGATATCGTTGCCATGATTGGTGCATCCGCTGCACTGGCACTGTCAGGCATTCCATTCAATGGCCCAATTGGTGCTGCACGCGTCGGTTACATCAACGATCAGTACGTGTTGAACCCAACCAGTGATGAACTGAAAAACAGCCGTTTAGATTTAGTGGTTGCGGGTACAGCAGGCGCGGTATTGATGGTCGAATCTGAAGCGGAGCTGCTGACTGAAGAGCAGATGCTGGGTGCCGTTGTCTTTGGTCACGAACAGCAGCAGATTGTGATTGATCACATCAATGCGTTAGTTGCTGAAACGGGTAAAGAGAAGTGGGACTGGGCACCAGAATCTATCAACCAGCCACTGCATGATCGCGTTGCTGAACTGGCAGAAAGCCGTCTGGGTGATGCTTACCGTATTACCGAAAAACAAGAACGTTACGCTCAGGTTAATACCATCAAAGAAGAAGTTTCTGCGATTATCGTTGCAGAAGCAGTAGAAAAAGGTGTTGAACTGGAAAAATCAGAAGTTCTTGACGTTCTGTCTGTTCTGGAGAAAAACGTCGTTCGTGGCCGTGTCCTGCGTGGTGAGCCTCGTATTGACGGCCGTGAAAAAGACATGGTTCGCGCACTGGACGTTCGTACTGGTGTACTGCCACGTACTCACGGTTCATCCCTGTTCACCCGTGGGGAGACTCAGGCGTTAGTTGCAGCGACACTGGGTACTGAGCGTGATGCCCAAGTTATTGATGAACTGATGGGCGAACGAGCCGATCGCTTCCTGTTCCATTACAACTTCCCTCCGTACTCTGTTGGTGAAACGGGTATGGTCGGCTCACCAAAACGTCGTGAAATTGGTCACGGTCGTCTGGCGAAACGTGGTGTTTTGGCTGTAATGCCAACCGCTAACGAATTCCCATATACTATTCGCGTAGTGTCTGAAATTACCGAATCTAACGGTTCTTCTTCTATGGCTTCTGTCTGTGGTGCTTCACTGGCACTGATGGATGCTGGTGTACCTATTAAGGCTGCTGTTGCTGGTATCGCTATGGGTCTGGTGAAAGAAGGGGATAACTTTGTTGTTCTGTCTGATATTCTGGGTGACGAAGATCATCTGGGTGACATGGACTTTAAAGTCGCGGGTAGCCGTGATGGTATCAGCGCATTGCAGATGGATATCAAAATTGAAGGTATCACCAGCGAAATCATGCAGGTTGCTCTGAATCAAGCCAAAGGTGCTCGTCTGCACATTCTTGGCGTGATGGAACAGGCTATCCAAAGCCCACGTAATGATATCTCTGAATTTGCGCCACGCATTCACACCATTAAGATCAATCCAGACAAGATCAAAGATGTGATTGGTAAAGGCGGTTCAGTGATCCGTGCACTGACAGAAGAAACTGGTACAACCATCGAAATCGAAGATGATGGTACTGTGAAGATTGCAGCCACTGACAGTGATAAAGCCCATCACGCTATCAGACGTATCGAAGAGATTACTGCTGAGGTTGAAGTTGGCCGCATTTATAACGGTAAAGTGACCCGTATTGTTGACTTCGGTGCGTTCGTTGCTATTGGTGGTGGTAAAGAAGGTCTGGTACATATTTCTCAGATTGCAGATAAGCGTGTTGAGAAAGTGACAGACTATCTGCAACTCGCTCAGGAAGTGCCTGTCAAGGTACTGGAGATCGACCGTCAGGGTCGTATTCGTCTGAGTATGAAAGAAGCTGTGACCAATATCACTACCGATGAAGCACTACAATCACCAGAATCATCAGTAGAATAA
- the nlpI gene encoding lipoprotein NlpI — MNSFLRWCYVAVIFLLVGCGSTGWRKNEMIAIPLQPTLQQEVILARMEQILASRSLTEDEYAQLLYERGVLYDSLGLRALAQNDFSVALSIRPDIPEIFNYLGIYFTQAGNFDAAYEAFDSVLELDPTYNYARMNRGITLYYGGRYRLAQDDLQAFYQDDPNDPFRSLWLYLVEDKIDPKVAMTNLSRHFDKANRGLWGWNIVEFYLGKISEKTLMDRLKENSSDNTSLAEHLSETDFYLGKHYLSLGDEDNAVALFKLTVANNVHNFVEHRYALLELALLGQRQDDLSESNQQ, encoded by the coding sequence ATGAATTCTTTTCTGCGCTGGTGTTATGTTGCGGTTATCTTTCTCCTTGTGGGATGTGGCAGCACTGGATGGCGTAAAAATGAAATGATTGCTATTCCATTACAACCGACATTGCAACAAGAGGTTATCCTGGCTCGTATGGAACAAATACTTGCCAGTCGCTCTCTTACAGAAGATGAGTATGCACAGCTTTTATATGAGAGAGGTGTGTTGTATGATAGCCTCGGGCTGAGGGCATTGGCGCAGAATGATTTTTCAGTGGCTTTGTCTATCCGTCCTGATATTCCTGAAATTTTCAATTATTTAGGGATTTATTTTACGCAGGCAGGCAATTTTGATGCTGCCTATGAAGCGTTTGATTCTGTTTTAGAGCTTGATCCAACTTACAACTACGCGCGAATGAATCGCGGCATTACACTGTATTATGGTGGCCGCTATCGTTTAGCGCAGGATGATCTGCAGGCGTTTTATCAAGACGATCCAAATGATCCCTTCCGTTCGTTGTGGTTGTACCTTGTGGAAGATAAAATCGATCCCAAGGTTGCAATGACCAATTTGTCACGCCATTTTGACAAAGCGAACCGGGGGCTATGGGGCTGGAATATTGTTGAGTTCTATTTAGGCAAAATCAGTGAAAAAACACTGATGGATCGCCTGAAGGAGAATTCATCAGATAACACTTCGCTCGCTGAGCATCTCAGTGAAACTGACTTCTATTTAGGTAAGCATTACCTAAGTCTGGGGGATGAGGATAACGCGGTTGCGTTATTCAAGCTGACGGTAGCTAACAATGTCCATAATTTTGTTGAGCACCGCTATGCATTGTTGGAATTAGCGCTGCTAGGCCAGAGACAAGATGACCTATCGGAATCGAACCAACAATAG
- a CDS encoding DEAD/DEAH family ATP-dependent RNA helicase, which yields MTTETEISFADLGLSAPILAALGDMGYEKPSPIQQQCIPHLLNGRDVLGMAQTGSGKTAAFSLPLLHNIDAELKAPQILVLAPTRELAVQVAEACSEFSKQMRSVNVVALYGGQRYDVQLRALRQGPQVVVGTPGRLLDHLKRGTLDLSNLKGLVLDEADEMLRMGFIEDVENIMSQIPAEHQTALFSATMPEAIRRITRRFMNDPQEVRIQSSVTTRPDISQSYWSVHGVRKNEALVRFLETEDFDATIIFVRTKNATLEVAETLERHGYNSAALNGDMNQALREQTLERLKDGRLDILIATDVAARGLDVERISLVVNYDIPMDAESYVHRIGRTGRAGRAGRALLFVENRERRLLRNVERTMKLTIPEVELPNAELLSQRRLEKFAAKVQQQLESSDLDQYRALLSKLSTNDELDMETLAASLLKMAQGERPLILPPDPVRRPRREFNDRDDRRRDGFSSRERNDRGDRNDRGDRADRGDKGDRPRRERRDVGDMELYRIEIGRDDGVEVRHIVGAIANEGDISSRYIGNIKLFATHSTIELPKGMPGDLLSHFTRTRILNKPLNMQLMGDAQPFERRERRGGGSGRTGNGSNASNGGNGSTGGNGSNGGNAPRRDREGFGNGGRRFSTERRGDRVNSRGRSGDESNSAPRRRQNSGNA from the coding sequence ATGACCACTGAGACTGAAATCTCTTTTGCTGATTTAGGTTTATCAGCACCTATTCTTGCTGCATTGGGAGACATGGGCTATGAGAAGCCTTCCCCTATTCAACAACAATGTATTCCTCACCTGTTAAACGGTCGTGATGTGCTGGGTATGGCACAGACCGGTAGTGGTAAAACTGCAGCATTTAGCTTGCCTTTGCTGCACAATATTGATGCTGAGCTTAAAGCTCCACAGATCCTTGTGTTAGCGCCAACCCGTGAACTGGCGGTACAGGTTGCTGAAGCATGTTCAGAGTTTTCCAAGCAAATGCGTAGCGTAAATGTTGTTGCACTCTACGGTGGACAGCGTTACGACGTGCAATTGCGTGCACTGCGTCAAGGGCCACAGGTTGTGGTAGGCACGCCGGGTCGTCTGTTGGATCACCTGAAACGTGGTACTTTGGATCTGTCCAACCTGAAAGGTCTGGTACTGGATGAAGCCGACGAAATGCTGCGCATGGGCTTTATCGAAGATGTTGAGAACATCATGAGCCAGATCCCTGCTGAGCACCAGACTGCATTGTTCTCAGCAACTATGCCTGAAGCGATTCGTCGTATTACTCGTCGTTTCATGAATGATCCACAGGAAGTTCGTATTCAGAGCAGTGTGACGACTCGTCCAGATATCAGCCAAAGCTACTGGTCTGTACATGGCGTGCGTAAAAACGAAGCGCTGGTACGTTTCCTTGAAACAGAAGATTTTGACGCTACGATTATTTTCGTGCGTACCAAAAATGCAACGCTGGAAGTAGCAGAAACCCTGGAACGTCATGGTTATAACTCTGCGGCATTGAATGGTGACATGAATCAGGCGCTGCGTGAGCAGACACTGGAACGTTTGAAAGACGGCCGTTTGGATATCCTGATTGCGACAGATGTAGCGGCTCGTGGTCTGGATGTTGAGCGCATCAGTCTGGTCGTGAACTACGATATCCCAATGGATGCGGAATCATATGTACACCGTATCGGCCGTACTGGTCGTGCTGGTCGTGCTGGCCGTGCTCTGCTGTTTGTTGAAAACCGCGAGCGTCGTCTGCTGCGTAACGTTGAACGTACCATGAAACTGACCATCCCAGAAGTTGAACTGCCGAATGCAGAACTTCTGAGCCAGCGTCGTCTGGAGAAATTTGCGGCTAAGGTTCAGCAGCAACTGGAAAGCAGCGATCTGGATCAATATCGTGCCCTGTTGTCTAAACTGAGCACTAACGATGAGCTGGATATGGAAACGCTGGCAGCGTCATTGCTGAAAATGGCACAGGGTGAGCGCCCACTGATTCTGCCACCAGACCCAGTTCGTCGTCCTCGTCGTGAATTCAATGATCGTGATGACCGTCGCCGTGATGGTTTCAGCAGTCGTGAAAGAAATGACAGAGGTGACAGAAACGACCGTGGCGACAGAGCTGACCGTGGCGACAAAGGTGATCGTCCGCGCCGCGAACGCCGTGATGTGGGAGACATGGAACTGTACCGCATTGAAATAGGTCGTGATGATGGTGTTGAAGTGCGTCACATTGTTGGTGCAATCGCCAACGAAGGTGATATCAGCAGCCGTTATATCGGTAATATCAAGCTGTTCGCTACTCACTCCACCATTGAGCTGCCAAAAGGAATGCCGGGGGATTTGCTGTCTCACTTCACACGTACCCGCATCCTGAACAAGCCACTGAATATGCAGTTGATGGGTGATGCACAACCGTTTGAACGTCGCGAACGTCGTGGCGGTGGTAGTGGTCGCACTGGTAACGGTAGCAACGCTAGCAATGGCGGTAATGGTAGCACTGGCGGTAACGGTAGCAACGGTGGTAATGCACCACGTCGTGATCGTGAGGGTTTTGGTAATGGTGGTCGTCGTTTTAGCACTGAACGCCGTGGCGATCGTGTTAATTCCCGTGGCCGCAGTGGTGATGAGAGCAATAGCGCACCACGTCGTCGTCAAAACAGCGGCAACGCATAA
- the btsR gene encoding two-component system response regulator BtsR, with amino-acid sequence MNVLIVDDEPLARENLRYLLEEETDIQIIGECANAVEAIGAIHRLKPDVVFLDIQMPRITGLEMVGLLDPEHRPYIVFLTAFDEYAVQAFEEHAFDYLLKPPEKERLSKTLQRLRSGYQKQNLADLQQEDEPLKYIPCTGHNRIWLMQLDEVLYVTSRLSGVYVMSANKQEGFTELTLRTLETRTSLTRCHRQYLVNMTHLREIIFGENGQAELVLRNNEHIPVSRRYLKPLKEVLGLN; translated from the coding sequence ATGAATGTATTGATTGTTGATGATGAACCACTGGCTCGAGAGAATCTGCGTTACCTGCTAGAAGAGGAAACGGATATTCAAATCATCGGTGAGTGTGCCAACGCGGTGGAAGCGATTGGTGCTATCCATCGCCTGAAACCGGATGTGGTTTTCCTCGATATTCAGATGCCCCGCATTACCGGGCTTGAAATGGTGGGGCTGCTTGACCCTGAGCATCGCCCTTATATTGTTTTTCTCACGGCCTTTGATGAATACGCAGTGCAAGCCTTTGAAGAACACGCGTTTGATTATTTGCTGAAACCACCGGAAAAGGAGCGTCTGAGCAAAACGTTGCAGCGACTGCGTTCAGGCTATCAGAAGCAAAATCTGGCAGATCTGCAACAGGAAGATGAACCGCTTAAATATATTCCCTGTACAGGGCACAACCGGATATGGCTGATGCAGTTAGATGAGGTGCTGTATGTCACCTCACGCTTGAGTGGAGTTTATGTGATGAGCGCCAATAAACAGGAAGGTTTTACCGAGTTAACCCTGCGTACGCTAGAAACCCGGACTTCTTTGACTCGCTGCCATCGCCAATATCTGGTCAATATGACTCATTTGCGGGAAATCATTTTTGGAGAAAATGGACAGGCAGAACTGGTGTTACGAAATAATGAGCATATCCCAGTCAGTCGCCGGTATTTAAAACCACTAAAAGAAGTTCTGGGGTTAAATTAA
- a CDS encoding sensor histidine kinase — protein sequence MHEFNLVLLLLQQMCVYLVIAWLLSKTPLFIPLLQVSVRLPHKLMCYVIFSIFCIMGTYFGLSVNDSIANTRAIGAVLGGFLGGPAVGAMVGFTGGLHRYSLGGMTAFSCMVSTIVEGILGGLVHSYLMKRGQINKLLNPWTAAIVTFLAECIQMSIILLLANPFSDALKLVKNIAAPMIIANSIGAAMFIRILLDRRAIFEKYTSAFSAQALKIAVCTEGILRKGFNEDNSMRVAKVIYQELEIGAVAITDRDKLLAFIGIGSDHHLSGTPIVSEQSHRAIENNEVVYADGNETPYRCSLSPICKLGSALVIPLRGENQQVIGTIKLYEAKNCLFSSINRTLGEGIASLLSAQILAGQYERNKQSLLQSEVKLLHAQVNPHFLFNALNTLQAVIRRDSQQAGQLVQYLSTFFRKNLKRPEEIATLENEIEHVNAYLQIEKARFRERLQIAIAIPESLRCAKLPAFSLQPMVENAIKHGTSQLLDTGRVTIRAHQKANLLLVEIEDNAGLYCLKKIGDGLGMSLVDKRLRLRYGERYGMRVDCQPEKFTRVILCLPLEKETDKAV from the coding sequence ATGCATGAATTTAATCTTGTTTTGTTACTACTTCAGCAAATGTGTGTCTATTTGGTTATCGCCTGGCTGCTGAGTAAAACGCCTCTGTTTATCCCCCTGCTGCAAGTTTCCGTTCGCTTGCCACATAAGCTGATGTGTTATGTCATTTTCTCCATTTTTTGCATTATGGGGACGTATTTTGGATTGAGTGTCAATGATTCCATCGCCAATACCCGCGCCATCGGTGCTGTACTGGGTGGCTTTCTCGGCGGGCCGGCGGTCGGGGCTATGGTAGGATTCACCGGGGGATTACACCGCTATTCCCTTGGTGGAATGACCGCGTTTAGTTGTATGGTGTCCACTATTGTAGAAGGCATACTGGGCGGCCTTGTACACAGTTATCTGATGAAGCGGGGACAAATCAATAAGCTGCTGAATCCGTGGACTGCCGCCATCGTCACCTTCCTGGCTGAATGTATCCAGATGAGCATTATCCTGCTGCTTGCCAATCCGTTCAGTGATGCTCTTAAGTTGGTGAAAAATATCGCCGCTCCCATGATCATTGCCAATAGCATCGGAGCGGCCATGTTCATTCGGATACTGCTCGACAGGCGCGCCATCTTTGAAAAATATACCAGCGCCTTTTCTGCCCAAGCCCTGAAAATCGCCGTCTGTACAGAAGGAATACTGCGTAAAGGGTTCAATGAGGATAACAGTATGCGCGTAGCAAAGGTTATTTATCAGGAGTTAGAGATCGGGGCGGTTGCAATCACCGACAGGGATAAATTACTGGCGTTTATCGGCATTGGCTCCGATCACCATTTGTCTGGTACTCCCATTGTTTCCGAGCAATCACACCGTGCGATAGAAAATAATGAAGTCGTGTATGCCGATGGTAATGAAACGCCCTATCGCTGCTCTCTCAGCCCAATCTGTAAACTCGGCTCGGCTTTGGTGATCCCTTTACGGGGAGAAAACCAACAGGTGATTGGCACCATCAAACTTTATGAAGCTAAGAATTGTCTATTCAGTTCAATCAATCGTACATTAGGTGAGGGCATTGCCAGCCTGCTTTCTGCCCAAATTCTTGCCGGACAATACGAGCGGAACAAGCAATCTTTGCTGCAATCAGAAGTAAAGCTACTTCACGCGCAAGTAAATCCTCACTTTTTATTTAATGCCTTAAATACGTTACAGGCGGTGATCCGGCGGGATAGCCAGCAGGCCGGGCAGCTTGTACAATATCTTTCAACATTTTTCCGCAAGAATCTGAAACGACCAGAGGAAATTGCCACGCTGGAAAATGAGATAGAGCATGTGAATGCTTACTTACAAATAGAGAAAGCCCGTTTCCGTGAGCGTCTCCAGATTGCCATAGCGATACCTGAATCCCTGCGCTGCGCAAAATTGCCCGCCTTTTCCCTGCAACCCATGGTAGAAAACGCCATAAAACATGGCACTTCACAGTTACTGGATACAGGCCGAGTTACTATCCGAGCCCATCAGAAAGCTAATTTATTACTGGTTGAGATTGAAGATAATGCAGGACTTTATTGTCTAAAAAAAATAGGGGATGGACTTGGAATGAGTCTGGTAGATAAACGTCTTCGGCTTCGCTATGGTGAGCGCTATGGTATGCGTGTTGATTGCCAACCAGAAAAATTTACCCGTGTCATTTTATGTTTACCATTGGAAAAAGAAACTGACAAAGCAGTGTAA
- a CDS encoding inverse autotransporter beta domain-containing protein has protein sequence MHRKFDKSWPQNQYPLLKRMAWANIIIQLAFPVAGTFTPIIAAAKTHTTSHDQQLTALPIKPYILKSGETIDLIAKRYSLTVDDLKKINQLRTFSKPFSTLGIGDEIDVPRPRLNKFLPCNYSPLDESDSKDETNSRLSNAAIRVGDVLKSNDISNSAKIQLNGLAVSEVNQQIQNWLGHYGTARVQINISDRGRLDGSQLDMLLPLYDTKNQLTFTQFGLRRLDKRNTINLGVGQRRFFDGGMLGYNAFFDYDFTGENTRIGLGAEYARDYLKLGANGYFRLSNWKESPLLTDYDERPANGFDLRIQGYVPALPQLGGKLMYEHYFGDEVGLLNQNHRQKDPSAFTVGINYTPIPLLTFGIDRKQNTSGGGETLFNIELNYEIGTPWEKQIDPDATDFKRTLQGSRYDLVDRNNQIVLEYRKREVIHLTMDRLITGHAGDIKPLHLTVVSKYGLKNIQWEAVNLFADGGEIERQGGSHYLLTLPEYHHQGNNTYILSAVAYDEHGNASQRVETQVQVLPAAVRDNKSTFTAKDNELLADDRATTMLKLTLEDKEGKPIRDVADDIKWVTNQLGGEGSDPTIGKIKETQPGVYEAILTAGKKIGILKITPEVDGVHIKPLKITFVHPDAPFVKNLTIVGKLEIGQKLSATYTFNPNGGEKVDKSRYVWGDKGNIDITNSHTIVESGKLPNYTLELSDAGRVKAVAVQAQNGLGLIGNTMIVNTSMSQESGNRTHGGSEGGKVRGIADDIAATVNTDNTKKSNTITLTVQTFNHGQPVRNVAVEVQATQAINRQNKPQTITVLIGGKPALYQGVTDEQGVLSIPITDPNGNGVKTSFKITAYGSAKPKTQELIFTVPTSPDTPLANFWGHMSESVMGANGAVFMRPQLQVELKGKMKGLATFFESGEIWPRRVYKGAEWYCGKIHANLPTQEDLQSLYRAYSANEMHDLHGWPQHRSYRSSTPAEGNKVHIAVNIDNGFAHPIEDNIVSDYVICRQ, from the coding sequence ATGCACAGAAAATTCGATAAGTCGTGGCCACAGAATCAGTATCCTTTGCTGAAACGAATGGCTTGGGCGAACATTATCATCCAACTGGCGTTTCCAGTAGCAGGTACATTTACTCCCATTATCGCCGCAGCCAAAACGCATACGACTTCTCACGATCAACAATTGACGGCACTACCGATAAAACCTTATATCCTGAAATCCGGGGAAACGATCGATTTAATAGCTAAACGTTATAGCCTAACCGTCGATGATCTAAAAAAAATCAATCAATTGCGTACCTTTAGCAAACCCTTTTCAACATTGGGTATCGGTGATGAAATTGATGTACCCCGACCTCGCCTCAATAAATTTCTGCCTTGTAATTATTCTCCGTTAGACGAATCTGACAGCAAAGATGAGACAAATAGCCGTCTGTCTAATGCCGCTATTCGCGTTGGCGATGTGTTGAAAAGTAATGACATAAGCAATAGCGCAAAAATTCAGTTAAACGGTCTCGCAGTCAGTGAAGTCAATCAGCAGATTCAGAATTGGCTGGGGCACTACGGCACCGCACGGGTACAGATAAATATAAGTGATCGGGGTCGATTAGATGGCAGTCAGCTTGATATGCTACTCCCCCTGTATGATACAAAGAACCAACTGACGTTCACCCAATTCGGCCTGCGTCGGCTGGATAAACGCAATACCATCAATCTCGGTGTTGGACAACGCCGTTTCTTTGACGGCGGAATGCTGGGATACAACGCCTTTTTTGACTATGACTTTACCGGAGAGAATACCCGAATAGGGCTTGGTGCTGAATATGCCCGCGATTATCTGAAGCTGGGTGCTAATGGTTACTTTCGCTTAAGCAATTGGAAAGAATCCCCTCTTCTGACCGATTACGATGAGCGCCCGGCTAATGGCTTTGACCTGCGGATTCAGGGCTATGTACCTGCTTTGCCACAACTCGGTGGCAAGTTGATGTATGAACATTACTTCGGGGATGAAGTTGGGTTACTCAATCAAAATCATCGCCAGAAAGATCCTTCTGCCTTCACCGTAGGAATTAATTATACGCCGATCCCATTGCTGACTTTCGGCATTGATCGGAAGCAAAATACTTCCGGTGGTGGAGAAACCCTGTTCAATATAGAGTTGAACTATGAAATAGGTACACCATGGGAGAAGCAAATTGATCCCGATGCCACGGATTTCAAGCGCACCCTGCAAGGCAGTCGCTATGATCTGGTCGACCGCAATAACCAGATTGTTCTGGAATACCGCAAGCGTGAAGTTATCCATCTTACAATGGACCGTCTGATTACCGGACATGCTGGTGATATCAAGCCGCTTCACCTTACCGTGGTCAGTAAATATGGTCTGAAAAATATTCAGTGGGAAGCCGTAAACCTGTTTGCCGATGGGGGTGAGATCGAGCGCCAAGGCGGTTCTCATTATCTGCTGACTCTGCCGGAATACCACCATCAGGGCAACAATACTTATATTCTCAGTGCCGTGGCCTATGATGAGCACGGCAATGCTTCTCAGCGGGTAGAAACTCAAGTACAGGTGCTGCCAGCCGCAGTACGTGACAATAAGTCCACTTTCACAGCAAAAGATAATGAACTGCTGGCTGATGACCGTGCCACCACCATGCTGAAATTAACCTTAGAGGATAAAGAGGGTAAGCCAATCCGTGATGTTGCCGACGATATCAAATGGGTTACTAATCAGTTGGGTGGAGAAGGCAGCGATCCGACGATCGGAAAAATAAAAGAAACTCAACCAGGTGTCTATGAAGCCATACTCACGGCTGGAAAAAAAATAGGGATACTAAAAATTACGCCTGAAGTGGATGGAGTTCATATCAAACCATTAAAAATCACATTTGTGCATCCTGACGCACCGTTTGTCAAAAATCTGACTATTGTTGGTAAATTGGAGATCGGGCAAAAATTGAGTGCAACTTATACTTTTAACCCTAATGGGGGCGAAAAAGTGGATAAATCCCGCTATGTATGGGGTGACAAAGGTAATATCGATATTACTAACAGTCATACGATCGTCGAATCAGGCAAGCTCCCTAACTATACATTGGAACTGTCAGATGCTGGCCGGGTAAAAGCCGTTGCAGTGCAGGCACAAAATGGTCTTGGACTCATCGGGAATACTATGATTGTTAATACCAGCATGAGCCAAGAGAGTGGCAACCGTACTCACGGCGGCAGTGAAGGCGGAAAAGTCAGAGGGATTGCGGATGATATCGCTGCCACAGTGAATACTGATAATACTAAAAAAAGCAACACAATAACTTTGACCGTACAGACATTCAATCACGGGCAACCCGTCAGAAATGTGGCCGTTGAGGTGCAAGCGACCCAAGCAATAAACCGCCAGAATAAACCTCAGACGATTACCGTGCTGATAGGCGGCAAACCTGCTCTTTATCAAGGCGTGACAGATGAGCAGGGCGTACTGTCTATTCCTATCACCGATCCAAACGGGAACGGTGTAAAAACTTCTTTTAAGATAACAGCATATGGTTCTGCAAAACCTAAAACTCAGGAGCTCATCTTTACCGTCCCGACCAGCCCCGATACCCCTCTGGCAAACTTTTGGGGACATATGTCCGAATCAGTAATGGGTGCCAATGGCGCTGTCTTTATGCGCCCTCAGTTGCAAGTTGAACTGAAAGGAAAGATGAAAGGGTTGGCCACATTTTTTGAAAGCGGTGAGATATGGCCACGTCGGGTTTACAAAGGCGCTGAATGGTACTGCGGAAAAATACATGCCAATTTGCCAACACAAGAGGACTTACAGAGCCTGTATCGTGCATATTCGGCAAATGAAATGCACGATCTGCACGGCTGGCCACAACATCGCTCTTATCGTTCTTCAACGCCTGCAGAGGGTAACAAAGTGCATATTGCCGTGAATATAGACAATGGATTTGCACATCCCATTGAGGACAACATTGTCAGCGATTATGTCATTTGTCGTCAGTAA